The following proteins are co-located in the Mus pahari chromosome 14, PAHARI_EIJ_v1.1, whole genome shotgun sequence genome:
- the Slc35g6 gene encoding solute carrier family 35 member G6, with translation MAEALQGTRQPDPGGEEEAQGEMAASHPYFNLPDFTQPSPPSTPASLPSDHHHRCGPSNATKGLFVALLGGGLSAGFVGPFSRMAYQTSQLPSLELLIFRCLFHLPIALLLKFRGDPLLGPPDVRVRAFLHAILNVLSIGCAYSAVQVVPAGNAVTVRKGSSTMCSALLALCLESQGLSGYAWCGLFGSTLGLIIIVGPGLGTLQEGTTGLYTALGYVLAFLGGLALSLGLQIYRSLHFPSCLPTVAFLFGLVGLMVSVPGLFVLQTPVLPQDTLTWSCMVAVGLLALVSFACVSYAVTKTHPALVCAVLHSEVVVALMLQYYVLYETVAPSDIMGAGVVLGSIAIITAQNLSCDKEGQMEE, from the exons ATGGCTGAAGCTCTGCAAGGGACCAGGCAGCCCGacccaggaggagaggaggaagcccaGGGAGAGATG GCTGCAAGTCATCCCTATTTCAACCTACCTGACTTCACCCAGCCATCGCCGCCCTCCACTCCAGCCAGCCTCCCCTCGGACCATCACCATCGCTGCGGGCCCTCCAATGCCACCAAAGGCCTGTTTGTGGCCCTGCTGGGTGGAGGCCTGTCTGCTGGCTTCGTGGGCCCATTCTCCCGTATGGCTTACCAGACCTCCCAATTGCCCTCGTTGGAGCTGCTCATCTTCCGATGCCTCTTCCACCTCCCCATTGCCTTGTTACTTAAGTTTCGTGGTGATCCACTGCTGGGACCTCCTGATGTTCGGGTTCGGGCCTTCCTCCATGCCATTCTCAATGTCCTCAGCATTGGCTGCGCCTACAGTGCCGTCCAGGTGGTGCCTGCCGGTAACGCAGTCACTGTCCGCAAAGGTTCTTCCACCATGTGCTCTGCCCTCCTGGCACTCTGCCTTGAGAGCCAGGGTCTCAGTGGCTATGCCTGGTGTGGCCTGTTTGGCAGTACCCTTGGGCTAATCATCATCGTGGGACCAGGACTAGGGACACTGCAAGAAGGGACTACTGGCCTCTACACAGCCCTGGGCTATGTACTGGCTTTCCTGGGAGGTCTGGCACTGTCACTGGGGCTGCAGATTTACCGCTCTCTACACTTCCCTTCCTGCCTACCAACTGTGGCCTTCCTATTTGGCCTGGTGGGGCTAATGGTCTCTGTACCAGGCCTCTTTGTGCTACAGACCCCTGTGCTACCCCAAGACACTCTGACCTGGAGCTGTATGGTGGCAGTGGGACTCCTTGCTTTGGTTTCCTTTGCATGTGTGAGCTATGCAGTCACCAAGACCCACCCTGCCCTGGTATGTGCTGTCCTGCACTCTGAGGTCGTGGTAGCCCTGATGCTGCAGTATTACGTGCTCTATGAGACCGTGGCACCTTCTGACATTATGGGAGCAGGGGTTGTATTGGGCAGCATTGCCATCATTACTGCCCAGAACCTCAGTTGTGATAAGGAAGGGCAAATGGAGGAATGA
- the Zbtb4 gene encoding zinc finger and BTB domain-containing protein 4: protein MPPPAEVTDPSHAPAVLHQLNEQRLRGLFCDVTLIAGDTKFPAHRSVLAASSPFFREALLASAPLPLPPVTGGSAHSPATTTAASSSSSSPPPASPHSSSPPRVLELPGVPAAAFSDVLNFIYSARLALPGGGGDGAAVAEIGALGRRLGISRLQGLGEGGDTWVPPAPTSMVTSDPTEDGLGAGPRTDGEWVGDKAEALTPDSQPRRPFPCPRCGKSFIHPKRLQTHEAQCRRGSNTRGSAGLGPGVSGPGGPAGVDASALPQPVGFRDGPEHVVKVVGGHVLYVCAACERSYVTLSSLKRHSNVHSWRRKYPCRYCEKVFALAEYRTKHEVWHTGERRYQCIFCWETFVTYYNLKTHQRAFHGISPGLLASEKTPNGGYKPKLNTLKLYRLLPMRSAKRPYKTYSQGAPEAPLSPSLHTPASAAMPTSPQPLPAPEPGPPPSVITFAHPAPSVIVHGSSSSGAAGGGPAGTGGSQAASVITYTTPPRPPKKREYPPPPPEPAATPTSPASTAVSPATAAGPATATEEAKGRNLRAGRTLTYTAKPVGGMSGSGGSPTGTGRGSSQLQAPPPLCQITVRIGEEAIVKRRISETDLRPGELSGEEVEESEEEEEEEEEEDQEDQEESKAGGEDQLWRPYYSYKPKRKAGATAGGASGVSGPPRGRRPPRWRQKLERRGWEETPSVEGPGGRGRGERRHRCGDCAQAFATVRKLRKHQEAHGSGPHTSRTGRRSSTRFTCPHCAKVCKTAAALNRHGQRHAVERPGGTPTPVIAYSKGSIGTRPTDVKEEAPQEMQVSSSSGEAGSGSAAAAEAPESASLQDPVISGGEEPPVAGGGSYVYPPVQEFPLALIGGSREPGASKGKSGNEGSVGASEGDRMEGMGTAKVTFYPEPYPLVYGPQLLAAYPYNFSNLAALPVALNMVLPDEKGGGALPFLPGVFGYAVNPQAAPPTPPPPLPLPVSPKGIGGMTGVERTQKGDVG from the exons ATGCCACCCCCTGCAGAGGTGACGGACCCATCCCATGCCCCAGCTGTCCTGCATCAGCTCAATGAGCAGCGGCTCCGTGGCCTCTTCTGTGATGTCACCCTCATAGCTGGAGACACCAAGTTCCCTGCTCACCGCAGTGTCCTGGCCGCCTCTAGTCCCTTCTTCAGAGAAGCCCTACTAGCTTCAGCCCCACTGCCCCTCCCACCAGTTACTGGCGGCTCAGCCCACAGCCCAGCAACCACCACAGCTGCCTCCTCTTcgtcctcctctccccctccagcctctcctcACTCTTCATCTCCTCCCCGGGTGCTAGAGCTGCCCGGGGTCCCAGCAGCTGCCTTCTCCGATGTCCTCAACTTCATCTATAGTGCCCGGCTTGCACTCCCTGGCGGTGGCGGGGATGGGGCAGCCGTGGCAGAGATTGGAGCTCTGGGCCGGAGGCTGGGTATCTCCCGTCTACAGGGCCTGGGGGAAGGAGGTGATACTTGGGTACCACCTGCCCCAACTTCCATGGTCACCTCAGATCCTACTGAGGATGGTTTGGGGGCAGGGCCTAGGACAGatggagagtgggtgggtgacAAAGCTGAGGCCCTGACCCCTGACTCCCAGCCCCGGCGGCCCTTTCCTTGCCCTCGATGTGGAAAAAGCTTCATTCATCCCAAGCGACTGCAGACCCACGAGGCTCAGTGTCGACGAGGGTCCAACACTCGGGGGTCTGCAGGGCTGGGACCTGGGGTCTCTGGCCCTGGGGGTCCTGCAGGAGTGGATGCCTCAGCCCTTCCACAACCAGTGGGCTTCAGAGATGGCCCTGAGCATGTGGTGAAGGTTGTGGGCGGCCATGTGCTCTATGTGTGTGCGGCCTGTGAGCGTTCCTACGTGACCCTGTCCAGCCTGAAGCGGCACAGCAATGTACACTCATGGCGGAGGAAGTACCCCTGCCGCTACTGTGAGAAGGTGTTTGCCCTGGCTGAGTACCGCACCAAGCACGAGGTGTGGCACACTGGGGAGCGCAG GTACCAGTGCATCTTCTGCTGGGAAACCTTTGTCACCTATTATAACCTGAAGACCCACCAGCGAGCCTTCCATGGCATTAGCCCTGGCCTCCTAGCCAGTGAGAAGACACCCAATGGAGGCTACAAACCCAAGCTTAATACCCTCAAGCTGTACCGCCTGCTCCCTATGCGGTCAGCCAAGCGGCCCTACAAGACCTACAGTCAGGGAGCCCCCGAGGCCCCTCTTTCTCCAAGCCTCCACACACCGGCCTCCGCGGCAATGCCAACCAGCCCCCAACCCCTACCCGCCCCAGAACCTGGTCCTCCCCCCTCTGTCATCACCTTTGCTCATCCAGCTCCCTCTGTCATTGTCCACGGGAGCAGTAGTAGTGGTGCAGCTGGGGGCGGACCAGCCGGCACAGGAGGGTCCCAAGCTGCCTCAGTCATCACTTATACGACTCCCCCAAGACCCCCCAAGAAACGAGAGTACCCACCTCCTCCCCCTGAGCCTGCAGCAACACCCACCAGCCCAGCCTCCACCGCCGTCAGCCCAGCCACAGCTGCAGggccagccacagccacagaggaGGCCAAGGGCCGGAATCTGCGGGCTGGGAGGACTCTGACTTACACAGCCAAACCCGTGGGTGGGatgagtgggagtgggggttccCCCACAGGGACTGGCCGAGGCTCTTCTCAGCTTCAGGCTCCACCTCCACTGTGTCAGATCACTGTGCGAATTGGAGAAGAGGCCATTGTCAAGCGCCGCATCTCAGAAACTGACCTGCGTCCTGGAGAGCTGAGTGGAGAGGAAGTAGAGGAGagcgaggaagaggaggaggaagaggaggaggaggaccaggaggaccAAGAGGAATCGAAGGCGGGAGGGGAAGATCAGCTTTGGAGACCCTACTATTCATACAAGCCTAAGCGCAAGGCTGGGGCTACTGCCGGCGGGGCCAGCGGGGTCAGCGGACCGCCCCGAGGACGAAGACCACCACGCTGGAGGCAAAAGCTGGAACGAAGAGGCTGGGAGGAAACCCCATCAGTGGAGGGCCCAGGAGGACGAGGACGTGGTGAGCGTAGGCACCGTTGTGGGGACTGTGCCCAGGCCTTTGCCACTGTGAGGAAGCTGAGAAAGCACCAGGAAGCCCACGGTAGTGGCCCCCACACCTCCAGGACTGGGAGAAGGTCTTCCACCCGCTTCACCTGTCCCCACTGTGCCAAGGTGTGCAAGACAGCAGCTGCCCTGAACCGACATGGGCAGAGGCATGCTGTGGAACGGCCCGGGGGAACTCCCACACCCGTCATTGCCTATTCCAAAGGCAGCATTGGCACCAGGCCCACTGATGTCAAGGAGGAGGCCCCCCAGGAGATGCAAGTGTCCTCTTCCAGTGGGGAGGCAGGCAGTGGTAGCGCTGCCGCTGCTGAAGCCCCTGAGTCTGCCTCGCTCCAGGACCCGGTCATCTCGGGGGGTGAGGAGCCCCCAGTAGCAGGTGGGGGCAGCTATGTATACCCACCTGTGCAGGAATTTCCCCTGGCCCTGATAGGAGGCAGCCGGGAGCCCGGTGCCAGCAAAGGAAAATCTGGGAATGAGGGGTCCGTGGGAGCTTCCGAGGGAGACCGGATGGAAGGGATGGGGACTGCCAAAGTCACCTTCTACCCTGAGCCCTACCCACTTGTCTATGGCCCCCAGCTCCTTGCTGCCTACCCTTACAACTTCAGCAACTTGGCTGCTCTCCCAGTTGCTCTCAACATGGTCCTACCTGATGAAAAGGGTGGTGGGGCCCTTCCCTTCCTACCAGGGGTCTTTGGCTACGCAGTGAATCCCCAAGCAGCaccacccactccccctccccctctccctctgccagtTTCCCCTAAGGGAATAGGGGGAATGACAGGGGTAGAGAGAACCCAGAAGGGTGATGTGGGGTGA